A section of the Heptranchias perlo isolate sHepPer1 chromosome 44, sHepPer1.hap1, whole genome shotgun sequence genome encodes:
- the prune gene encoding exopolyphosphatase PRUNE1 isoform X4, which translates to MVSAIAFAYFLTKTSPDQKAAFVPVLNIPRSEFPLRAECSFLLRESQLCEDLLMFRDEIDIHELHRLGRLTLTLVDHNVLPRGDAALEEVVTEVIDHRPVERQSSPGCVVTAELVGSCATLVTERIVQRAPNILDKQLAYMLRSTIVLDCINMIPEAGKVTPKDTEYVALLESKFPNLPPRAAVFDSLQKAKFDVSGLTTEQMLRKDMKVVTGGDLRLAISAVYMKLEDLLLRPCLKKEFEEFCRSRGYDVLVAMTISFSKKNEPFRQLAVYSPHSDLRELVSRELEESEAPSLQLEAMDSPCSEISAYRQENSLASRKKVLPIIMDLLRAREAGRAAPERSCRPWETAAARGGGLRGEASRDDRHGGGRPEDACNDEDVQLPPTPMNSLVEGCPLDGGLPKLTPEAILEKFNQMATEGPSDPASTGRR; encoded by the exons ATGGTTTCTGCCATTGCATTTGCTTACTTCCTAACCAAG ACGTCACCGGACCAGAAGGCAGCGTTCGTGCCCGTTTTGAATATTCCTCGCTCGGAGTTTCCTTTGCGTGCCGAGTGCTCGTTCCTCCTCCGGGAGAGCCAGCTTTGCGAAGACCTGCTGATGTTCCGCGACGAGATTGACATCCACGAGTTGCACAGGCTCGGCCGACTGACCCTCACGTTGGTGGATCACAATGTCCTCCCCAG AGGTGACGCAGCCCTGGAGGAAGTGGTGACGGAGGTGATTGACCATCGGCCTGTGGAGCGGCAGAGCTCCCCTGGCTGTGTAGTGACCGCTGAGCTGGTGGGGTCCTGCGCCACGCTGGTGACCGAACGGATTGTCCAAAGGGCGCCCAATATTCTGGACAAGCAACTCGCTTACATGCTGCGCA GTACCATCGTGCTGGACTGTATCAACATGATTCCAGAGGCGGGGAAAGTCACGCCAAAGGACACGGAGTACGTCGCCTTGTTGGAATCCAAATTTCCCAATCTGCCGCCCAGAGCCGCTGTGTTTGACTCGCTGCAGAAGGCCAAGTTTGACGTCAGCG GGCTGACCACCGAGCAGATGCTGAGGAAGGACATGAAGGTTGTGACTGGTGGGGACCTTCGTTTGGCCATCAGTGCCGTCTACATGAAGCTTGAG GATTTACTGTTACGTCCTTGCTTAAAGAAGGAGTTTGAGGAATTCTGTCGGTCGCGGGGCTACGACGTTCTGGTCGCCATGACTATTTCCTTCAGCAAGAAGAACGAGCCTTTCCGGCAGTTGGCAGTCTACAGTCCTCACAGCGACTTAAGAGAATTG GTGAGCCGGGAGTTGGAGGAGTCCGAGGCTCCCTCGCTCCAACTGGAGGCAATGGACAGCCCCTGCTCGGAGATTAGCGCCTATCGCCAGGAGAACAGCCTGGCGTCTCGCAAGAAGGTCCTGCCGATTATCATGGACCTCCTGAGGGCCAGGGAGGCCGGTCGAGCCGCGCCCGAACGCAGCTGCCGACCGTGGGAGACGGCGGCGGCGCGCGGCGGAGGCCTGCGGGGAGAGGCGTCGCGGGACGACCGGCACGGGGGGGGTCGCCCGGAGGACGCCTGCAACGACGAGGATGTCCAGCTGCCTCCCACCCCCATGAACAGCCTGGTGGAGGGCTGCCCGCTGGACGGAGGCCTGCCCAAGCTGACGCCGGAGGCCATTTTGGAGAAGTTCAACCAAATGGCCACCGAGGGCCCATCGGATCCGGCCTCAACCGGCCGTCGCTAG
- the prune gene encoding exopolyphosphatase PRUNE1 isoform X3 — MSRSSMQLCERGGLGVHVVLGNEACDLDSMVSAIAFAYFLTKTSPDQKAAFVPVLNIPRSEFPLRAECSFLLRESQLCEDLLMFRDEIDIHELHRLGRLTLTLVDHNVLPRGDAALEEVVTEVIDHRPVERQSSPGCVVTAELVGSCATLVTERIVQRAPNILDKQLAYMLRSTIVLDCINMIPEAGKVTPKDTEYVALLESKFPNLPPRAAVFDSLQKAKFDVSGLTTEQMLRKDMKVVTGGDLRLAISAVYMKLEDLLLRPCLKKEFEEFCRSRGYDVLVAMTISFSKKNEPFRQLAVYSPHSDLRELVSRELEESEAPSLQLEAMDSPCSEISAYRQENSLASRKKVLPIIMDLLRAREAGRAAPERSCRPWETAAARGGGLRGEASRDDRHGGGRPEDACNDEDVQLPPTPMNSLVEGCPLDGGLPKLTPEAILEKFNQMATEGPSDPASTGRR; from the exons CTATGTGAGAGGGGAGGCCTGGGAGTGCACGTTGTCCTGGGAAACGAGGCCTGCGATCTGGACTCCATGGTTTCTGCCATTGCATTTGCTTACTTCCTAACCAAG ACGTCACCGGACCAGAAGGCAGCGTTCGTGCCCGTTTTGAATATTCCTCGCTCGGAGTTTCCTTTGCGTGCCGAGTGCTCGTTCCTCCTCCGGGAGAGCCAGCTTTGCGAAGACCTGCTGATGTTCCGCGACGAGATTGACATCCACGAGTTGCACAGGCTCGGCCGACTGACCCTCACGTTGGTGGATCACAATGTCCTCCCCAG AGGTGACGCAGCCCTGGAGGAAGTGGTGACGGAGGTGATTGACCATCGGCCTGTGGAGCGGCAGAGCTCCCCTGGCTGTGTAGTGACCGCTGAGCTGGTGGGGTCCTGCGCCACGCTGGTGACCGAACGGATTGTCCAAAGGGCGCCCAATATTCTGGACAAGCAACTCGCTTACATGCTGCGCA GTACCATCGTGCTGGACTGTATCAACATGATTCCAGAGGCGGGGAAAGTCACGCCAAAGGACACGGAGTACGTCGCCTTGTTGGAATCCAAATTTCCCAATCTGCCGCCCAGAGCCGCTGTGTTTGACTCGCTGCAGAAGGCCAAGTTTGACGTCAGCG GGCTGACCACCGAGCAGATGCTGAGGAAGGACATGAAGGTTGTGACTGGTGGGGACCTTCGTTTGGCCATCAGTGCCGTCTACATGAAGCTTGAG GATTTACTGTTACGTCCTTGCTTAAAGAAGGAGTTTGAGGAATTCTGTCGGTCGCGGGGCTACGACGTTCTGGTCGCCATGACTATTTCCTTCAGCAAGAAGAACGAGCCTTTCCGGCAGTTGGCAGTCTACAGTCCTCACAGCGACTTAAGAGAATTG GTGAGCCGGGAGTTGGAGGAGTCCGAGGCTCCCTCGCTCCAACTGGAGGCAATGGACAGCCCCTGCTCGGAGATTAGCGCCTATCGCCAGGAGAACAGCCTGGCGTCTCGCAAGAAGGTCCTGCCGATTATCATGGACCTCCTGAGGGCCAGGGAGGCCGGTCGAGCCGCGCCCGAACGCAGCTGCCGACCGTGGGAGACGGCGGCGGCGCGCGGCGGAGGCCTGCGGGGAGAGGCGTCGCGGGACGACCGGCACGGGGGGGGTCGCCCGGAGGACGCCTGCAACGACGAGGATGTCCAGCTGCCTCCCACCCCCATGAACAGCCTGGTGGAGGGCTGCCCGCTGGACGGAGGCCTGCCCAAGCTGACGCCGGAGGCCATTTTGGAGAAGTTCAACCAAATGGCCACCGAGGGCCCATCGGATCCGGCCTCAACCGGCCGTCGCTAG
- the prune gene encoding exopolyphosphatase PRUNE1 isoform X2: MEPFLRGCRAALNLCERGGLGVHVVLGNEACDLDSMVSAIAFAYFLTKTSPDQKAAFVPVLNIPRSEFPLRAECSFLLRESQLCEDLLMFRDEIDIHELHRLGRLTLTLVDHNVLPRGDAALEEVVTEVIDHRPVERQSSPGCVVTAELVGSCATLVTERIVQRAPNILDKQLAYMLRSTIVLDCINMIPEAGKVTPKDTEYVALLESKFPNLPPRAAVFDSLQKAKFDVSGLTTEQMLRKDMKVVTGGDLRLAISAVYMKLEDLLLRPCLKKEFEEFCRSRGYDVLVAMTISFSKKNEPFRQLAVYSPHSDLRELVSRELEESEAPSLQLEAMDSPCSEISAYRQENSLASRKKVLPIIMDLLRAREAGRAAPERSCRPWETAAARGGGLRGEASRDDRHGGGRPEDACNDEDVQLPPTPMNSLVEGCPLDGGLPKLTPEAILEKFNQMATEGPSDPASTGRR; the protein is encoded by the exons CTATGTGAGAGGGGAGGCCTGGGAGTGCACGTTGTCCTGGGAAACGAGGCCTGCGATCTGGACTCCATGGTTTCTGCCATTGCATTTGCTTACTTCCTAACCAAG ACGTCACCGGACCAGAAGGCAGCGTTCGTGCCCGTTTTGAATATTCCTCGCTCGGAGTTTCCTTTGCGTGCCGAGTGCTCGTTCCTCCTCCGGGAGAGCCAGCTTTGCGAAGACCTGCTGATGTTCCGCGACGAGATTGACATCCACGAGTTGCACAGGCTCGGCCGACTGACCCTCACGTTGGTGGATCACAATGTCCTCCCCAG AGGTGACGCAGCCCTGGAGGAAGTGGTGACGGAGGTGATTGACCATCGGCCTGTGGAGCGGCAGAGCTCCCCTGGCTGTGTAGTGACCGCTGAGCTGGTGGGGTCCTGCGCCACGCTGGTGACCGAACGGATTGTCCAAAGGGCGCCCAATATTCTGGACAAGCAACTCGCTTACATGCTGCGCA GTACCATCGTGCTGGACTGTATCAACATGATTCCAGAGGCGGGGAAAGTCACGCCAAAGGACACGGAGTACGTCGCCTTGTTGGAATCCAAATTTCCCAATCTGCCGCCCAGAGCCGCTGTGTTTGACTCGCTGCAGAAGGCCAAGTTTGACGTCAGCG GGCTGACCACCGAGCAGATGCTGAGGAAGGACATGAAGGTTGTGACTGGTGGGGACCTTCGTTTGGCCATCAGTGCCGTCTACATGAAGCTTGAG GATTTACTGTTACGTCCTTGCTTAAAGAAGGAGTTTGAGGAATTCTGTCGGTCGCGGGGCTACGACGTTCTGGTCGCCATGACTATTTCCTTCAGCAAGAAGAACGAGCCTTTCCGGCAGTTGGCAGTCTACAGTCCTCACAGCGACTTAAGAGAATTG GTGAGCCGGGAGTTGGAGGAGTCCGAGGCTCCCTCGCTCCAACTGGAGGCAATGGACAGCCCCTGCTCGGAGATTAGCGCCTATCGCCAGGAGAACAGCCTGGCGTCTCGCAAGAAGGTCCTGCCGATTATCATGGACCTCCTGAGGGCCAGGGAGGCCGGTCGAGCCGCGCCCGAACGCAGCTGCCGACCGTGGGAGACGGCGGCGGCGCGCGGCGGAGGCCTGCGGGGAGAGGCGTCGCGGGACGACCGGCACGGGGGGGGTCGCCCGGAGGACGCCTGCAACGACGAGGATGTCCAGCTGCCTCCCACCCCCATGAACAGCCTGGTGGAGGGCTGCCCGCTGGACGGAGGCCTGCCCAAGCTGACGCCGGAGGCCATTTTGGAGAAGTTCAACCAAATGGCCACCGAGGGCCCATCGGATCCGGCCTCAACCGGCCGTCGCTAG
- the prune gene encoding exopolyphosphatase PRUNE1 isoform X1: MDGGNESQLDAGFNTPDLCSLCERGGLGVHVVLGNEACDLDSMVSAIAFAYFLTKTSPDQKAAFVPVLNIPRSEFPLRAECSFLLRESQLCEDLLMFRDEIDIHELHRLGRLTLTLVDHNVLPRGDAALEEVVTEVIDHRPVERQSSPGCVVTAELVGSCATLVTERIVQRAPNILDKQLAYMLRSTIVLDCINMIPEAGKVTPKDTEYVALLESKFPNLPPRAAVFDSLQKAKFDVSGLTTEQMLRKDMKVVTGGDLRLAISAVYMKLEDLLLRPCLKKEFEEFCRSRGYDVLVAMTISFSKKNEPFRQLAVYSPHSDLRELVSRELEESEAPSLQLEAMDSPCSEISAYRQENSLASRKKVLPIIMDLLRAREAGRAAPERSCRPWETAAARGGGLRGEASRDDRHGGGRPEDACNDEDVQLPPTPMNSLVEGCPLDGGLPKLTPEAILEKFNQMATEGPSDPASTGRR; encoded by the exons CTATGTGAGAGGGGAGGCCTGGGAGTGCACGTTGTCCTGGGAAACGAGGCCTGCGATCTGGACTCCATGGTTTCTGCCATTGCATTTGCTTACTTCCTAACCAAG ACGTCACCGGACCAGAAGGCAGCGTTCGTGCCCGTTTTGAATATTCCTCGCTCGGAGTTTCCTTTGCGTGCCGAGTGCTCGTTCCTCCTCCGGGAGAGCCAGCTTTGCGAAGACCTGCTGATGTTCCGCGACGAGATTGACATCCACGAGTTGCACAGGCTCGGCCGACTGACCCTCACGTTGGTGGATCACAATGTCCTCCCCAG AGGTGACGCAGCCCTGGAGGAAGTGGTGACGGAGGTGATTGACCATCGGCCTGTGGAGCGGCAGAGCTCCCCTGGCTGTGTAGTGACCGCTGAGCTGGTGGGGTCCTGCGCCACGCTGGTGACCGAACGGATTGTCCAAAGGGCGCCCAATATTCTGGACAAGCAACTCGCTTACATGCTGCGCA GTACCATCGTGCTGGACTGTATCAACATGATTCCAGAGGCGGGGAAAGTCACGCCAAAGGACACGGAGTACGTCGCCTTGTTGGAATCCAAATTTCCCAATCTGCCGCCCAGAGCCGCTGTGTTTGACTCGCTGCAGAAGGCCAAGTTTGACGTCAGCG GGCTGACCACCGAGCAGATGCTGAGGAAGGACATGAAGGTTGTGACTGGTGGGGACCTTCGTTTGGCCATCAGTGCCGTCTACATGAAGCTTGAG GATTTACTGTTACGTCCTTGCTTAAAGAAGGAGTTTGAGGAATTCTGTCGGTCGCGGGGCTACGACGTTCTGGTCGCCATGACTATTTCCTTCAGCAAGAAGAACGAGCCTTTCCGGCAGTTGGCAGTCTACAGTCCTCACAGCGACTTAAGAGAATTG GTGAGCCGGGAGTTGGAGGAGTCCGAGGCTCCCTCGCTCCAACTGGAGGCAATGGACAGCCCCTGCTCGGAGATTAGCGCCTATCGCCAGGAGAACAGCCTGGCGTCTCGCAAGAAGGTCCTGCCGATTATCATGGACCTCCTGAGGGCCAGGGAGGCCGGTCGAGCCGCGCCCGAACGCAGCTGCCGACCGTGGGAGACGGCGGCGGCGCGCGGCGGAGGCCTGCGGGGAGAGGCGTCGCGGGACGACCGGCACGGGGGGGGTCGCCCGGAGGACGCCTGCAACGACGAGGATGTCCAGCTGCCTCCCACCCCCATGAACAGCCTGGTGGAGGGCTGCCCGCTGGACGGAGGCCTGCCCAAGCTGACGCCGGAGGCCATTTTGGAGAAGTTCAACCAAATGGCCACCGAGGGCCCATCGGATCCGGCCTCAACCGGCCGTCGCTAG
- the prune gene encoding exopolyphosphatase PRUNE1 isoform X5, producing the protein MEPFLRGCRAALNTSPDQKAAFVPVLNIPRSEFPLRAECSFLLRESQLCEDLLMFRDEIDIHELHRLGRLTLTLVDHNVLPRGDAALEEVVTEVIDHRPVERQSSPGCVVTAELVGSCATLVTERIVQRAPNILDKQLAYMLRSTIVLDCINMIPEAGKVTPKDTEYVALLESKFPNLPPRAAVFDSLQKAKFDVSGLTTEQMLRKDMKVVTGGDLRLAISAVYMKLEDLLLRPCLKKEFEEFCRSRGYDVLVAMTISFSKKNEPFRQLAVYSPHSDLRELVSRELEESEAPSLQLEAMDSPCSEISAYRQENSLASRKKVLPIIMDLLRAREAGRAAPERSCRPWETAAARGGGLRGEASRDDRHGGGRPEDACNDEDVQLPPTPMNSLVEGCPLDGGLPKLTPEAILEKFNQMATEGPSDPASTGRR; encoded by the exons ACGTCACCGGACCAGAAGGCAGCGTTCGTGCCCGTTTTGAATATTCCTCGCTCGGAGTTTCCTTTGCGTGCCGAGTGCTCGTTCCTCCTCCGGGAGAGCCAGCTTTGCGAAGACCTGCTGATGTTCCGCGACGAGATTGACATCCACGAGTTGCACAGGCTCGGCCGACTGACCCTCACGTTGGTGGATCACAATGTCCTCCCCAG AGGTGACGCAGCCCTGGAGGAAGTGGTGACGGAGGTGATTGACCATCGGCCTGTGGAGCGGCAGAGCTCCCCTGGCTGTGTAGTGACCGCTGAGCTGGTGGGGTCCTGCGCCACGCTGGTGACCGAACGGATTGTCCAAAGGGCGCCCAATATTCTGGACAAGCAACTCGCTTACATGCTGCGCA GTACCATCGTGCTGGACTGTATCAACATGATTCCAGAGGCGGGGAAAGTCACGCCAAAGGACACGGAGTACGTCGCCTTGTTGGAATCCAAATTTCCCAATCTGCCGCCCAGAGCCGCTGTGTTTGACTCGCTGCAGAAGGCCAAGTTTGACGTCAGCG GGCTGACCACCGAGCAGATGCTGAGGAAGGACATGAAGGTTGTGACTGGTGGGGACCTTCGTTTGGCCATCAGTGCCGTCTACATGAAGCTTGAG GATTTACTGTTACGTCCTTGCTTAAAGAAGGAGTTTGAGGAATTCTGTCGGTCGCGGGGCTACGACGTTCTGGTCGCCATGACTATTTCCTTCAGCAAGAAGAACGAGCCTTTCCGGCAGTTGGCAGTCTACAGTCCTCACAGCGACTTAAGAGAATTG GTGAGCCGGGAGTTGGAGGAGTCCGAGGCTCCCTCGCTCCAACTGGAGGCAATGGACAGCCCCTGCTCGGAGATTAGCGCCTATCGCCAGGAGAACAGCCTGGCGTCTCGCAAGAAGGTCCTGCCGATTATCATGGACCTCCTGAGGGCCAGGGAGGCCGGTCGAGCCGCGCCCGAACGCAGCTGCCGACCGTGGGAGACGGCGGCGGCGCGCGGCGGAGGCCTGCGGGGAGAGGCGTCGCGGGACGACCGGCACGGGGGGGGTCGCCCGGAGGACGCCTGCAACGACGAGGATGTCCAGCTGCCTCCCACCCCCATGAACAGCCTGGTGGAGGGCTGCCCGCTGGACGGAGGCCTGCCCAAGCTGACGCCGGAGGCCATTTTGGAGAAGTTCAACCAAATGGCCACCGAGGGCCCATCGGATCCGGCCTCAACCGGCCGTCGCTAG